The following proteins come from a genomic window of Fontisubflavum oceani:
- a CDS encoding LacI family DNA-binding transcriptional regulator, translating to MSKTKVTSFEVAARAGVSQSAVSRVFTPGASASKKTVEKVRKAADELGYRPNVLARAMVSGKSRIIGLVVSYLDNQFYPVALEALSNALQAQGYHILIFTAPNSVDGVEAVVQDLMDYQVDGIIAASVSMTSGLADRARDAGIPIVLFNRGQEGDGFSCVTSTNHAGGRKVAEFLLAGAHKRIAHIAGWQGSSTGRDRQAGFVETLQQAGMEPFALIDGMYKRPVAMECARQLIQGDTIPDAIFVGNDHMAFAVMDALREAGITVGQDISIVGYDDVPLAGWASYDLTTVRQPVNRMVDSTVELLMSQMANDAPEPGWIEIDGELILRSSARIPKGWSS from the coding sequence ATGAGTAAAACCAAGGTCACATCCTTTGAAGTCGCCGCCCGGGCCGGGGTCAGCCAATCGGCGGTCAGCCGGGTCTTTACCCCCGGGGCGTCGGCGTCGAAAAAGACCGTCGAAAAGGTCCGCAAGGCCGCTGATGAGCTGGGTTACCGCCCCAATGTCCTGGCCCGCGCCATGGTCTCGGGCAAAAGCCGGATCATCGGGCTTGTCGTCTCCTATCTGGATAATCAGTTTTATCCCGTCGCGCTTGAGGCCCTGTCGAATGCCTTACAGGCGCAGGGCTATCATATCTTGATTTTTACCGCGCCAAACTCCGTCGATGGGGTCGAGGCCGTTGTCCAAGACCTGATGGACTATCAAGTGGATGGCATTATCGCCGCATCGGTTTCGATGACCTCGGGTCTTGCGGATCGCGCGCGCGATGCGGGCATCCCGATTGTGTTGTTCAACCGGGGCCAGGAGGGTGATGGGTTTTCGTGTGTCACGTCGACCAATCATGCCGGCGGGCGCAAGGTTGCGGAATTCTTACTGGCGGGTGCGCATAAGCGGATTGCCCATATTGCTGGGTGGCAAGGCAGCTCGACCGGGCGCGATCGCCAAGCGGGCTTCGTAGAAACCCTGCAGCAGGCGGGAATGGAGCCCTTCGCGTTGATCGACGGGATGTACAAACGGCCCGTCGCGATGGAATGCGCGCGCCAGCTTATTCAGGGCGACACGATCCCCGACGCGATCTTCGTTGGCAATGATCACATGGCTTTTGCGGTGATGGACGCGCTGCGGGAGGCCGGGATCACGGTTGGGCAAGACATCTCGATTGTCGGATATGATGACGTCCCGCTTGCCGGGTGGGCGTCTTATGATCTGACGACAGTCAGGCAGCCGGTCAACCGGATGGTGGACAGCACGGTTGAGCTTCTGATGAGCCAGATGGCCAATGATGCGCCGGAGCCGGGTTGGATCGAAATTGATGGCGAGCTCATTTTGCGCAGCTCAGCCCGCATTCCCAAAGGATGGTCGTCATGA
- a CDS encoding cobalamin-independent methionine synthase II family protein → MTQILTTHVGSLPRSQDVVDFIFARERGDAFDQAAFDNCMTAAVSETVQKQKDAGVQIVSDGETSKISYATYVKDRYTGFDGDSPRNAPADLKKFPTFLKRLAADGGTPKYARPMCVGEVTSKGQGELQKDIANLKRAMAEHGVSRGFMNAASPGVISLFLQNDHYPTRDAYLAALADAMKEEYETIVASGLDLQLDCPDLALSRHMLFNDLSDDEFLKIAASHIEALNHALQDVPEEKIRIHICWGNYEGPHVCDIPMAKMFDTLMRAKARYVLFETSNPRHGHEWAVFRDRKSDIPDDKVLVPGVVDTTTNFVEHPALVAERLERFVNIVGADRVIAGSDCGFGTFAGFGAVDPDIAYAKLSALAEGAALVR, encoded by the coding sequence ATGACACAGATTTTGACGACCCATGTGGGCTCTTTGCCGCGGTCACAAGACGTGGTCGATTTCATCTTTGCCCGAGAACGCGGCGACGCTTTCGACCAAGCCGCGTTCGACAACTGCATGACAGCGGCAGTGTCCGAGACTGTACAGAAGCAAAAGGATGCAGGCGTTCAGATCGTCTCGGACGGCGAAACCTCGAAGATCAGCTATGCGACCTATGTCAAGGATCGCTATACCGGATTTGACGGGGACAGCCCGCGCAATGCACCGGCGGACCTGAAAAAATTCCCGACCTTTCTGAAACGGCTGGCCGCGGATGGCGGTACGCCAAAATATGCTCGCCCGATGTGTGTTGGAGAGGTGACATCCAAGGGCCAGGGGGAGTTGCAGAAGGACATTGCGAACCTCAAACGCGCCATGGCCGAACATGGGGTTTCACGCGGATTTATGAATGCTGCGTCGCCAGGTGTGATCTCTCTGTTTTTGCAGAACGATCACTATCCAACCCGCGACGCCTATCTCGCCGCACTGGCCGACGCGATGAAGGAAGAATACGAGACCATCGTTGCCAGCGGGCTCGACCTCCAGCTGGATTGTCCCGACCTCGCCTTGTCGCGGCACATGTTGTTCAACGATCTGAGCGATGACGAGTTCCTGAAAATCGCTGCGTCCCATATCGAAGCTTTGAACCACGCGCTGCAGGATGTGCCAGAGGAAAAGATCCGCATTCACATCTGTTGGGGCAATTATGAGGGGCCGCATGTCTGCGACATCCCGATGGCCAAGATGTTTGACACTTTGATGCGTGCCAAGGCCCGTTACGTGCTGTTTGAAACATCGAACCCGCGCCATGGCCATGAATGGGCTGTGTTTCGCGACCGCAAATCGGATATTCCCGACGACAAAGTGTTGGTGCCCGGTGTCGTCGACACCACCACCAATTTCGTTGAGCATCCCGCGCTTGTGGCCGAACGGCTTGAGCGGTTCGTGAACATCGTCGGGGCCGATCGGGTGATCGCTGGATCAGACTGCGGCTTCGGAACATTTGCCGGATTCGGGGCGGTCGACCCCGACATCGCCTATGCCAAATTGTCCGCATTGGCCGAGGGGGCCGCTTTGGTGCGGTGA
- a CDS encoding 4Fe-4S binding protein encodes MVHADRTRTILTCTCEGTMTPDGSALEKAGCSGDPAAHQLCRANLDKFREALALGGPVTVTCTQEAPLFQEVAEAEAPGVDLSFANIRETAGWTAEAAESGPKMAALVAAAAVQPAAFSYTTMESSGIALVLGRDEVALQVAQDLAETLDITVLLKPGADVTPPRQTRFPVLQGAIRKAEGHLGAFSLTVDDYAAPEPSSRRMLTFGPARDGAVSRTDLVIDLTGDTPLFAADALRPGYYRADPRDPLAVARLVTTTSQMVGTFDKPIFIDFSTDLCAHSRNEITGCTRCLSLCPTGAIMPDGDSVVIDPNICAGCGQCAAACPTGAASYALPDVSTVARQLRAGLRAWHDAGGALAPVVLFHDADHGEPLIDASGRYGNGLPAHVIPFAINEISQVGPEVMAAALAYGAAAVALLGRARPLHDLAGLEAGLALVSEVAEATGHGPCTLIETDDPDQLETALAALPRTPRRDAPAGFLPPEDKRGLLVMAFAEMNRAAPTPATKVPLPKGAPFGTVVVDTDACTLCMACTGACPANALLDNPEAPMLRFTETACVQCGLCEQTCPEDAISLVPQVDFEAWETPKRILNEEPAFCCTSCGKPFATQSAISRIQEKLSTHWMFVGDDGDRRLKVLEMCEDCRVEAVVNEGFDPHAEDTRRVRTIEDHIAEEDRGKPH; translated from the coding sequence ATGGTTCATGCCGATCGCACTCGGACGATTCTGACCTGCACCTGCGAAGGCACGATGACCCCGGATGGTTCGGCGCTTGAAAAAGCCGGCTGCAGTGGCGATCCGGCGGCGCATCAGCTCTGCCGCGCGAATCTCGACAAGTTCCGCGAGGCCCTCGCGTTGGGCGGGCCGGTGACGGTGACGTGCACACAAGAAGCGCCGCTATTTCAAGAGGTTGCCGAGGCCGAAGCGCCCGGTGTCGATCTGAGCTTTGCCAATATCCGTGAAACCGCGGGCTGGACCGCTGAGGCGGCAGAAAGCGGCCCAAAAATGGCGGCCCTGGTGGCCGCGGCGGCGGTGCAACCGGCCGCCTTTTCTTATACAACAATGGAGAGCAGCGGCATCGCCCTGGTGCTTGGCCGTGATGAGGTCGCGTTGCAAGTGGCACAGGATCTGGCCGAGACGCTTGATATCACCGTGCTTCTGAAACCCGGCGCAGACGTGACGCCGCCCCGCCAAACCCGCTTCCCGGTGCTACAAGGCGCAATCCGTAAGGCCGAGGGCCATTTGGGGGCCTTCAGCCTCACCGTTGATGATTATGCCGCGCCAGAACCCTCGTCCCGCCGCATGCTCACCTTCGGGCCCGCACGCGACGGGGCGGTGTCACGGACGGATTTGGTGATCGACTTGACCGGTGACACGCCGCTCTTCGCCGCCGACGCGCTTCGCCCCGGATATTACCGCGCCGATCCGCGCGACCCTCTCGCCGTCGCCCGGTTGGTGACCACGACCTCGCAAATGGTCGGCACCTTCGACAAACCGATCTTCATCGATTTTTCAACCGATCTCTGTGCCCATTCCCGCAATGAAATCACCGGCTGCACCCGCTGCCTGTCGCTCTGCCCGACCGGCGCAATCATGCCCGATGGCGACAGCGTGGTGATCGATCCGAATATCTGCGCCGGATGCGGCCAATGCGCCGCAGCCTGCCCAACGGGCGCGGCATCTTACGCCCTGCCCGATGTGTCAACGGTGGCCCGCCAATTGCGAGCGGGGCTGCGGGCTTGGCACGATGCAGGCGGCGCGCTGGCTCCGGTCGTGCTGTTCCACGACGCCGATCATGGCGAGCCGCTGATCGACGCCTCGGGCCGCTATGGTAACGGCCTGCCGGCGCATGTGATCCCCTTTGCCATCAACGAGATTTCCCAGGTCGGTCCCGAGGTGATGGCCGCCGCGCTTGCCTATGGTGCGGCGGCTGTGGCGCTTCTGGGCCGGGCCCGCCCCTTGCATGATCTTGCAGGGCTGGAGGCCGGGCTGGCGCTGGTGTCCGAGGTCGCCGAAGCGACAGGTCACGGCCCGTGCACCCTGATCGAAACCGACGACCCGGACCAGTTGGAAACCGCACTGGCCGCCCTGCCCCGCACGCCACGCCGCGACGCGCCCGCAGGCTTCCTGCCGCCGGAGGACAAGCGCGGGCTTCTGGTCATGGCCTTTGCTGAGATGAACCGAGCCGCGCCGACCCCGGCGACAAAGGTGCCGCTTCCGAAAGGCGCGCCTTTCGGCACGGTCGTCGTTGATACCGATGCCTGCACCTTATGTATGGCTTGCACCGGCGCTTGCCCCGCCAATGCGCTATTGGATAATCCCGAAGCACCAATGTTGCGCTTCACCGAAACCGCCTGCGTGCAGTGCGGGCTCTGCGAACAAACCTGCCCAGAAGACGCGATTTCCTTGGTACCGCAAGTCGATTTCGAGGCGTGGGAAACCCCCAAGCGCATCTTGAATGAAGAGCCTGCCTTCTGCTGCACCTCTTGCGGGAAGCCGTTTGCGACCCAGAGCGCGATCTCGCGGATTCAAGAGAAGTTGAGCACGCACTGGATGTTCGTTGGCGACGATGGCGATAGGCGCCTGAAGGTCCTTGAAATGTGCGAAGATTGCCGCGTCGAGGCCGTGGTCAACGAAGGTTTCGACCCGCATGCCGAAGACACCCGGCGCGTGCGCACAATCGAGGATCACATCGCCGAAGAAGATCGCGGCAAACCACACTGA
- a CDS encoding biotin/lipoate--protein ligase family protein — translation MLPPPYTAHWLPDGSPFEDAQRRAAEEGAGTLVWQQTAGGNGPGRLDFAVVLEPDMPLEDARKAVLVGMVALGDAVAAHAPPERDVRFIWPTGVILDAGLLGGMRLAVAPGAEEGTPPDWMVLGVELIADRDHLDQAGENPGSVSLKEEEFTDPPAVVESFAAHLMLNFDRWIHAGFDTIAPHYVGRLTEKAAISDAGERVLDATVESIENGLAKADWRGADGPKL, via the coding sequence GTGTTGCCCCCTCCCTATACCGCCCATTGGCTGCCCGATGGCAGCCCGTTTGAAGATGCACAGCGCCGCGCCGCGGAGGAGGGCGCGGGTACGCTTGTCTGGCAACAGACCGCCGGTGGGAACGGCCCGGGGCGGTTGGATTTTGCTGTCGTGCTAGAGCCGGACATGCCTTTGGAGGACGCGCGCAAAGCCGTGTTGGTCGGCATGGTCGCCTTGGGTGATGCGGTGGCGGCCCATGCGCCGCCTGAGCGTGATGTGCGATTTATCTGGCCGACCGGCGTGATCCTTGATGCAGGGCTTTTGGGAGGCATGCGCCTGGCTGTCGCGCCCGGCGCGGAAGAGGGCACGCCGCCCGATTGGATGGTTTTGGGTGTCGAACTGATCGCGGACCGCGATCACCTTGACCAGGCGGGGGAGAATCCCGGCTCTGTTTCGCTGAAAGAGGAAGAGTTCACCGACCCTCCGGCGGTTGTTGAAAGCTTTGCCGCGCATCTGATGCTGAATTTCGATCGCTGGATTCATGCGGGTTTCGATACCATTGCGCCGCATTATGTCGGGCGGTTGACCGAGAAGGCCGCGATTAGCGACGCGGGGGAGCGGGTGCTGGACGCGACGGTGGAGTCGATCGAAAACGGCTTGGCGAAAGCAGATTGGCGCGGCGCGGACGGGCCAAAGCTGTGA
- a CDS encoding DUF6352 family protein → MREFWVASGHHLTQRGADNRLHVTDALILAWLARPEVVPPEEACPAELALYAKLQAAPQATVTQAEIDAMEDEDARENWTFLITMRDRLLQAGSIEDGYLALLRDGVRLPVLFYNQLVQLILRNALDGCEDTRVLRAAELFFRPQRAHVNDDALMLADDELVEEIEAAKDSSPLTAMLGSGVEELDVLGDENGWTYWSRSDAHTMVLPFGSDPKARAALGTVIERFVMHLLGHAVVVTPLLDVQDVDLRWFVGLDPVGTDIGNALWDGAVPKGKLVGIFALNFVSEEALLPAAVGHPVYVLLGMGDDNVIRCKPQNLAMGLPLAPVSQRAAKASGNV, encoded by the coding sequence ATGAGAGAGTTCTGGGTCGCATCGGGCCATCATCTAACCCAACGGGGCGCCGACAACCGCCTGCACGTGACCGATGCGCTGATCCTGGCCTGGCTGGCGCGGCCCGAAGTGGTGCCGCCCGAGGAGGCCTGCCCGGCGGAACTGGCGCTCTATGCAAAGCTCCAGGCCGCACCGCAGGCGACCGTGACGCAGGCTGAGATCGACGCTATGGAAGACGAGGACGCGCGCGAGAATTGGACCTTCCTGATCACGATGCGCGACCGGCTCTTGCAGGCGGGGAGCATCGAGGACGGCTATCTCGCGCTTTTGCGCGACGGCGTGCGCTTGCCGGTGCTCTTCTACAACCAACTGGTGCAACTCATCCTCCGCAACGCGCTGGACGGTTGCGAGGACACCCGCGTTTTGCGCGCCGCTGAACTCTTTTTCCGGCCACAACGCGCCCATGTGAATGATGACGCCTTGATGCTGGCCGATGATGAGTTGGTCGAAGAGATCGAAGCCGCCAAGGACAGCTCTCCGTTGACGGCGATGTTGGGCAGCGGTGTCGAAGAGCTGGATGTGTTGGGCGACGAGAATGGCTGGACCTATTGGAGCCGGTCGGACGCACATACGATGGTCTTGCCCTTCGGGTCCGACCCCAAGGCGCGCGCGGCGCTTGGCACGGTGATCGAACGCTTTGTGATGCATCTTCTGGGGCACGCCGTGGTCGTCACGCCCCTGCTCGATGTGCAGGATGTCGATCTGCGGTGGTTCGTCGGGCTGGATCCGGTGGGAACGGATATCGGCAATGCGCTCTGGGATGGGGCGGTGCCGAAGGGCAAGCTTGTGGGGATTTTCGCGCTCAATTTCGTGTCTGAAGAGGCGCTGTTGCCAGCGGCGGTCGGGCATCCGGTCTATGTTTTGCTTGGGATGGGCGATGACAATGTGATCCGCTGCAAGCCGCAGAACCTTGCGATGGGCCTGCCGCTGGCCCCCGTGTCGCAGCGCGCGGCCAAAGCATCGGGGAATGTGTAA
- a CDS encoding DUF3305 domain-containing protein, whose translation MPQEVLRLGVVAASHPPVTRWSERVLRPVAVMTDLPGLDAGVLMSDRDGVQTVYLGDHGLVLHSGETRHYIDNLTAKQPSVWVALDEGRVSVVTVDPYEGEALASDPERVVEAVPMPPVLGGRLDAFIQAHHVEEVFYKRKRVPATSADDPRAPRILQPDAKWVQSRGRSGRGPGRKG comes from the coding sequence ATGCCGCAGGAGGTTTTACGCCTTGGCGTTGTCGCCGCGTCGCACCCGCCGGTCACCCGTTGGTCAGAGCGGGTCTTGCGCCCAGTTGCGGTGATGACTGATCTGCCAGGGTTGGACGCGGGCGTATTGATGAGTGATCGCGACGGGGTTCAGACCGTGTATTTGGGCGATCATGGACTCGTGCTACATTCGGGTGAGACCCGGCACTATATCGACAACCTGACCGCCAAACAGCCGTCTGTCTGGGTCGCGCTGGACGAAGGGCGGGTCTCGGTTGTGACGGTTGACCCTTATGAGGGTGAGGCGCTGGCCAGCGATCCAGAGCGGGTTGTCGAAGCGGTGCCGATGCCGCCGGTGCTGGGCGGGCGGCTTGATGCGTTCATCCAAGCGCATCACGTGGAAGAGGTGTTTTACAAGCGTAAGCGGGTGCCAGCGACATCTGCAGATGATCCCCGCGCGCCGCGAATCCTGCAACCGGATGCCAAATGGGTCCAGAGCCGGGGCCGGTCTGGGCGCGGGCCGGGTAGAAAGGGCTAA
- a CDS encoding DUF3306 domain-containing protein has protein sequence MAEDEKRRDEEGFLTAWSRRKRAAARAEAATATEAEEAAAEAEAVADVEPGPLPDDEPELDADELAALPSLDEISAKTDLQPFMKRGVPEALRKAAMRKVWLSNSLIRDHDDPAVDYAWDWNAPEGVPGAGGVLNKDGVSKMVDDLINRDRPKVDAEDKEGDNAEVAETTSDTDDAAMSDGVPTDEQIAAQSDAPSPLPTESVRRAGHPAPRQESRETRVDESSSDGVPSGSVEEAAPRRHGSAVPE, from the coding sequence ATGGCCGAGGACGAGAAGCGTCGCGATGAAGAAGGTTTCCTGACCGCTTGGTCGCGCCGTAAGCGCGCGGCGGCACGGGCAGAAGCCGCCACCGCGACCGAGGCGGAGGAGGCTGCTGCCGAAGCCGAGGCCGTCGCGGATGTGGAGCCAGGCCCGCTCCCGGATGATGAGCCGGAGCTTGACGCCGACGAACTCGCCGCCCTGCCATCCCTCGATGAGATCAGCGCCAAGACCGATCTTCAGCCCTTCATGAAGCGCGGCGTCCCGGAAGCGTTGCGCAAAGCCGCGATGCGCAAGGTCTGGCTCAGCAACAGTCTGATCCGAGACCATGACGATCCCGCCGTCGATTACGCCTGGGATTGGAATGCACCCGAAGGTGTGCCGGGCGCCGGTGGTGTGTTGAACAAAGATGGGGTCTCCAAAATGGTTGATGATCTGATCAACCGTGATCGCCCGAAAGTCGACGCCGAAGACAAGGAGGGCGATAACGCGGAGGTGGCTGAAACCACCTCAGATACCGATGACGCAGCAATGTCGGATGGCGTGCCCACGGATGAGCAGATCGCAGCCCAATCGGATGCCCCATCTCCCCTGCCGACCGAGTCCGTGCGCCGGGCTGGGCACCCCGCGCCACGTCAGGAATCGAGGGAGACTCGCGTGGATGAATCGTCATCGGACGGGGTGCCGTCGGGGTCGGTGGAGGAGGCCGCGCCGCGCCGACACGGTAGTGCGGTGCCTGAATAA
- a CDS encoding TorD/DmsD family molecular chaperone: protein MLSAVASLTGDDTALGQAYQRLASAAESADAAAVEREFFELFVGVGRGELLPYASFYLTGFLNERPLADLRRDLAVMGIERAKDRHEPEDHIASLSEIMAGLASGEFSADALGCGAAGEAGFFARHLEPWAPQFFDDLAVAPSADFFRHVAEIGSLFTDIEIRAFELARKQDGTASAVTAH from the coding sequence ATGCTTTCCGCTGTCGCAAGTCTGACGGGTGATGACACCGCCTTGGGTCAAGCTTACCAACGGTTGGCCAGCGCGGCTGAGAGTGCCGATGCAGCCGCGGTTGAGCGCGAGTTTTTCGAGCTTTTTGTGGGTGTCGGCCGGGGCGAGCTTCTGCCCTACGCCTCCTTCTATCTGACCGGGTTTCTGAACGAACGGCCGCTCGCCGATCTACGCCGTGATCTGGCGGTGATGGGCATTGAACGCGCCAAGGATCGTCACGAGCCCGAAGATCACATCGCAAGTCTGTCTGAGATCATGGCGGGTTTGGCCTCGGGTGAATTCAGCGCCGATGCGCTTGGCTGTGGCGCGGCTGGCGAGGCCGGGTTCTTCGCCCGGCATTTGGAGCCTTGGGCGCCGCAGTTTTTTGACGATCTCGCCGTTGCACCAAGTGCGGATTTCTTCCGCCATGTCGCAGAGATCGGCAGTCTGTTCACCGATATCGAAATCCGTGCCTTCGAACTGGCGCGCAAGCAGGACGGGACCGCTTCGGCGGTGACCGCCCATTAA